The following proteins come from a genomic window of Micromonospora zamorensis:
- a CDS encoding MFS transporter, which produces MPGTTSTAPGAPGAGTSTGAPHPRRWIALAVIAVSQLMVVLDATIVNIALPQAQADLGITDANRQWVITAYTLAFGGLLLLGGRIADYWGRKRTFLVGMTGFALASALGGLATTGGMLFAARALQGAFGALLAPAALALLTVLFTEATERAKAFAVYGAIAGGGSAVGLLLGGVLTEYADWRWCLLVNIPVAAIAIALALPLVPESRAHGNTRYDVPGAIVVTAGLVSLVYGFTKAAEDGWDATQTLGFIAAGVALLAIFVVIELRSNHPLLPLRIILDRNRGGAYLASTLIGAGLFGAFLFLTFYFQVVLQYKPLEAGLASLPVTVGVLIAAGGASQLMPRVGAKPLMVGGAVLAAVAMLALTQIDVDTSFLTLLLPAQVILGMGLGFTFVPLSSLALVGVPEHDAGAASATLNATQQIGGSLGTALLNTMYTSAVAAYLVGRVPNPVNQIEALVHGYRVAFAWGAALIVLAGLATLILVKVRKEDIPTGNTVHMG; this is translated from the coding sequence ATGCCCGGAACCACCTCGACCGCCCCCGGCGCGCCCGGCGCCGGGACGTCGACAGGAGCGCCGCACCCGCGGCGTTGGATCGCGCTGGCGGTCATCGCGGTCTCGCAGCTGATGGTCGTGCTCGACGCCACGATCGTGAACATCGCGCTGCCGCAGGCCCAGGCCGACCTGGGCATCACCGACGCGAACCGGCAGTGGGTGATCACCGCCTACACGCTGGCGTTCGGCGGGTTGCTGCTGCTCGGCGGCCGGATCGCCGACTACTGGGGGCGCAAGCGCACCTTCCTGGTCGGCATGACCGGGTTCGCGCTCGCCTCCGCACTGGGCGGCCTCGCCACCACCGGCGGCATGCTCTTCGCCGCCCGTGCACTTCAGGGCGCCTTCGGCGCGTTGCTCGCCCCGGCGGCGCTGGCGCTGCTCACCGTCCTGTTCACCGAGGCCACCGAGCGGGCCAAGGCCTTCGCGGTGTACGGCGCGATCGCCGGCGGTGGCTCGGCGGTCGGTCTGCTGCTCGGTGGGGTGCTCACCGAGTACGCCGACTGGCGCTGGTGCCTGCTGGTCAACATCCCGGTGGCGGCCATCGCCATCGCCCTGGCCCTCCCGCTGGTGCCGGAGAGCCGGGCGCACGGCAACACCCGCTACGACGTGCCCGGCGCGATCGTGGTGACCGCCGGCCTGGTCTCCCTGGTCTACGGCTTCACCAAGGCCGCCGAGGACGGCTGGGACGCCACCCAGACGCTCGGCTTCATCGCCGCCGGTGTGGCGCTGCTCGCCATCTTCGTGGTGATCGAGCTGCGCTCCAACCACCCGCTGCTGCCGCTGCGGATCATCCTGGACCGCAACCGGGGCGGGGCGTACCTCGCCTCGACGCTGATCGGTGCCGGCCTGTTCGGGGCGTTCCTGTTCCTGACCTTCTACTTCCAGGTGGTGTTGCAGTACAAGCCCCTCGAGGCCGGGCTCGCGTCGCTTCCGGTCACCGTCGGTGTGCTGATCGCCGCTGGTGGCGCCAGCCAGCTGATGCCACGGGTGGGTGCCAAGCCGCTGATGGTCGGCGGCGCCGTGCTCGCCGCCGTGGCCATGCTGGCGCTGACCCAGATCGACGTGGACACCTCGTTCCTCACCCTCCTGCTGCCCGCCCAGGTCATCCTCGGCATGGGCCTGGGTTTCACGTTCGTGCCGCTGTCCAGCCTCGCCCTGGTGGGGGTGCCGGAGCACGACGCCGGCGCGGCCAGCGCGACGCTGAACGCCACCCAGCAGATCGGCGGCTCGCTCGGCACTGCCCTGCTGAACACCATGTACACCAGCGCGGTCGCCGCGTACCTGGTCGGTCGGGTGCCGAACCCGGTCAACCAGATCGAGGCTCTGGTGCACGGCTACCGCGTGGCGTTCGCCTGGGGCGCGGCCCTGATCGTGCTCGCCGGGCTGGCCACTCTGATCCTGGTGAAGGTGCGCAAGGAGGACATCCCGACCGGCAACACCGTGCACATGGGCTGA
- a CDS encoding RtcB family protein has protein sequence MGFTPLAGTRAPVRVWTDPYAIEPQAARQLRNIGALPWVQGVAVMPDVHFGKGATVGSVIAMRQAVSPAAVGVDIGCGMSAVRTSLTAADLPGDLAALRSAIEATIPVGFAQRQDMVDTRRIRGLEQSGWDDFWGRFAGLDRRVAQLETRARRQIGTLGGGNHFIEVCLEQGGADEGRVWLMLHSGSRNIGKELAERHIGVARGLPHNADLPDRDLAVFLAGTPEMDAYRRDLWWAQEYARRNRAVMLALLCGVVREQFPQVSYDEPISCHHNYVSEESYDGMDVLVTRKGAIRAGRGDLGIIPGSMGTGSYIVRGRGNPDAYCSASHGAGRRMSRAQAKRTFSTEDLAAQTAGVECRKDAGVVDEIPGAYKDITEVMAQQEDLVEVVAHLKQVVCVKG, from the coding sequence ATGGGATTCACCCCTCTCGCCGGCACCCGGGCGCCGGTCCGGGTCTGGACCGACCCGTACGCCATCGAGCCGCAGGCCGCCCGGCAGCTGCGCAACATCGGAGCGCTGCCCTGGGTGCAGGGCGTCGCCGTCATGCCCGACGTGCACTTCGGCAAGGGCGCCACTGTCGGTTCGGTGATCGCGATGCGACAGGCCGTCTCACCGGCCGCGGTCGGCGTCGACATCGGCTGTGGGATGTCGGCGGTCCGCACCTCGCTGACCGCCGCTGATCTCCCGGGCGACCTGGCCGCGCTGCGTTCGGCGATCGAGGCCACCATCCCGGTCGGCTTCGCCCAGCGGCAGGACATGGTCGACACCCGTCGGATCCGTGGTCTGGAGCAGTCGGGCTGGGACGACTTCTGGGGCCGGTTCGCCGGACTGGACCGGCGGGTGGCGCAGCTGGAGACGCGGGCGCGTCGGCAGATCGGCACCCTCGGCGGGGGCAACCACTTCATCGAGGTCTGCCTGGAGCAGGGCGGCGCCGACGAGGGACGGGTCTGGCTGATGCTGCACTCCGGGTCCCGCAACATCGGCAAGGAGCTGGCCGAGCGGCACATCGGGGTGGCCCGGGGCCTGCCGCACAACGCCGACCTGCCGGACCGGGACCTGGCGGTGTTCCTCGCCGGCACGCCGGAGATGGACGCGTACCGGCGGGACCTATGGTGGGCACAGGAGTATGCGCGCCGCAACCGGGCCGTCATGCTGGCCCTGCTCTGCGGCGTGGTGCGCGAGCAGTTCCCGCAGGTCTCCTACGACGAGCCCATCTCGTGCCACCACAACTACGTCTCGGAGGAGAGCTACGACGGGATGGACGTGCTGGTCACCCGCAAGGGCGCGATCCGGGCCGGCCGGGGGGACCTGGGCATCATCCCCGGGTCGATGGGCACCGGGTCGTACATCGTGCGGGGTCGGGGCAACCCGGACGCGTACTGCTCGGCGTCGCACGGGGCTGGGCGGCGGATGTCGCGGGCACAGGCGAAGCGGACGTTCAGCACGGAGGACCTGGCCGCGCAGACCGCCGGGGTGGAGTGCCGCAAGGACGCCGGGGTGGTCGACGAGATCCCCGGCGCGTACAAGGACATCACCGAGGTGATGGCCCAGCAGGAGGACCTGGTCGAGGTGGTGGCGCACCTCAAGCAGGTGGTCTGCGTGAAGGGCTGA
- a CDS encoding Gmad2 immunoglobulin-like domain-containing protein — MSRHCVIASVLVAGLLVSGCGTPRSGALGPAPAAAPSSTTPSSAAPPSTAPPRAAATDRPDPTPSAGPPQSPTTTPPGPAGTRDTVTIELWLVRAGQLVPTRRARPATLSTSRLALTELAAGPTPAEAAAGLTTLVPAGIEVTRITDGTATLRVPSVGDPAERRLREAQVVWTLTQFPTVRQVSLGGAGPVGRPDYADLLPPIVVTSPTAGERVAAPLVVTGTATVFEATVSVRVLDAAGREVATGFGTASCGSGCRGGYRVVVGWRAAREQQGTVEVYEVSALDGSRINTTAVPVILTPGV; from the coding sequence ATGAGCCGGCACTGTGTGATCGCGTCGGTGCTCGTCGCCGGCCTGCTGGTGAGCGGGTGCGGCACCCCGCGCTCCGGGGCGCTCGGCCCGGCACCCGCGGCGGCACCGTCCAGCACGACGCCGTCCAGCGCGGCACCGCCGAGCACGGCCCCGCCGCGCGCCGCAGCGACCGACCGTCCGGATCCGACCCCCTCGGCGGGGCCTCCACAATCACCCACGACGACCCCACCCGGGCCGGCCGGCACCCGCGACACCGTGACCATCGAGCTGTGGCTCGTCCGCGCCGGGCAGCTCGTGCCGACCAGGCGGGCCCGGCCGGCCACCCTGTCGACGTCCCGGCTGGCGCTGACCGAGCTGGCCGCCGGACCCACGCCGGCCGAGGCCGCCGCCGGGTTGACCACCCTCGTCCCGGCCGGCATCGAGGTCACCCGAATCACCGACGGTACGGCGACGCTGCGGGTCCCGTCCGTCGGCGACCCGGCGGAGCGGCGACTACGCGAGGCGCAGGTGGTGTGGACGCTCACCCAGTTCCCCACCGTGCGTCAGGTCAGCCTGGGCGGCGCGGGCCCGGTCGGTCGGCCGGACTACGCGGACCTGCTGCCGCCGATCGTGGTGACCAGCCCGACCGCCGGTGAGCGGGTGGCCGCCCCGCTCGTCGTCACGGGCACCGCCACGGTGTTCGAGGCCACGGTGAGCGTGCGGGTGCTGGACGCCGCCGGCCGGGAGGTGGCCACCGGCTTCGGCACCGCCAGTTGCGGCAGCGGCTGCCGGGGCGGCTACCGCGTGGTGGTCGGCTGGCGGGCGGCTCGGGAGCAGCAGGGCACCGTCGAGGTGTACGAGGTGTCCGCCCTCGACGGTTCACGGATCAACACGACGGCGGTGCCGGTGATCCTCACACCCGGTGTCTGA
- a CDS encoding maleylpyruvate isomerase family mycothiol-dependent enzyme: MSTPADQIITALRAGHEELAALVRDLKEDDLLRPSGASEWQVSQVLSHLGSGAEINLATLDAARTGAPGPDGDFNRGVWARWDAMSPAEHAAGFLATNERLVEAYEALDAETRASMRIDLGFLPEPVDVATAARFRLSEFALHQWDVEVGFNSFAAVTPAAVGLLLDQIGGMLAWTSRPQELGGREATLLVRLQAPERTFGLRLGEKVDVVDAPEQPDGELTAPAEAWLRLATGRLGPQHTPEGVRVTGPVTLDDLRRVFVGF; encoded by the coding sequence ATGTCGACCCCTGCTGACCAGATCATCACGGCTCTGCGCGCGGGCCACGAGGAGCTCGCCGCGCTCGTACGGGACCTGAAGGAAGACGACCTGCTCCGCCCCTCGGGAGCCAGCGAGTGGCAGGTGTCCCAGGTGCTGAGCCACCTGGGCAGCGGCGCCGAGATCAACCTGGCGACGCTGGACGCCGCCCGCACCGGCGCGCCCGGCCCGGACGGGGACTTCAACCGCGGCGTCTGGGCACGGTGGGACGCGATGTCCCCGGCCGAGCACGCCGCCGGGTTCCTCGCCACCAACGAGCGGCTGGTCGAGGCGTACGAGGCGCTGGACGCCGAGACCCGGGCCTCCATGCGGATCGACCTCGGCTTCCTGCCGGAGCCGGTCGACGTGGCCACCGCGGCCCGGTTCCGCCTCAGCGAGTTCGCCCTGCACCAGTGGGACGTCGAGGTGGGGTTCAACTCGTTCGCGGCGGTGACGCCGGCGGCGGTGGGGCTGCTGCTCGACCAGATCGGCGGCATGCTGGCCTGGACCAGCCGCCCGCAGGAGCTGGGCGGTCGGGAGGCCACCCTGCTGGTCCGGCTGCAGGCGCCCGAGCGGACCTTCGGGCTGCGGTTGGGCGAGAAGGTTGACGTCGTCGACGCGCCGGAGCAGCCCGACGGGGAGCTGACCGCCCCCGCCGAGGCGTGGCTGCGGCTGGCCACCGGCCGGCTGGGTCCTCAGCACACCCCGGAGGGGGTCCGGGTGACCGGGCCGGTGACCCTGGACGACCTGCGTCGGGTCTTCGTCGGCTTCTGA
- a CDS encoding elongation factor G produces the protein MKTLNLGILAHVDAGKTSLTERLLHDVGVTDQLGRVDAGSTQTDTLALERQRGITIRSAVVSFVLDDVTVNLIDTPGHPDFIAEVERVLGVLDGAVLVISAVEGVQPQTRVLMRTLRRLRIPTLIFINKVDRAGADPERVFRAVAEKLTPAVVAMGSVAVPGTRGAYCTPYGPTDLAFTDRLLDLLTGQDDVLLADWVADTSSLPYPRLRAALATRTGRALVQPVYAGSAITGAGVDALIAGITELLPTVEGDADAPVSGTVFAIERGPAGEKIALVRLFAGTIRIRDRVRVGGVDAELVTAVRVVAHGADVEASAVEAGHIARLWGLKHARIGDPVGVPPERGGADRHFAPPTLETVVVPTRPGDRVALHAALVQLAEQDPLINLRQDDRRHEITVSLYGEVQKEVIQATLADDFGVGVTFRETSTVHVERVCGVGEAVEVIAVAPNPFLATVGLRVAPAPTGAGVTFRLGVELGSMPPAFFTAVEETVRRTLRQGLHGWEVPDCEVTMTHAGYWARQSHSHGTFDKSMSSTAGDFRNLTPLVLMAALARAGTRVHEPVHRFRLEVPGDILGTLLPALTRLDAVPTDTTGQGGSYLVQGEIPAGLVHALERRLPALTRGEGVLETEFDCYRPVRGPAPVRTRWDNNPLDRKEYLLAVARRVGGR, from the coding sequence GTGAAAACCCTGAACCTCGGCATCCTGGCTCACGTCGATGCCGGTAAGACCAGCCTGACCGAGCGGCTGTTGCACGACGTCGGTGTGACCGACCAGCTCGGCCGGGTCGACGCGGGCAGCACCCAGACCGACACCCTGGCACTGGAACGGCAACGCGGCATCACCATCCGCTCGGCTGTCGTCTCCTTCGTCCTGGACGACGTGACCGTCAACCTGATCGACACGCCCGGTCACCCGGACTTCATCGCCGAGGTCGAGCGGGTGCTTGGTGTGCTCGACGGCGCGGTGCTGGTGATCTCCGCGGTGGAGGGGGTGCAGCCGCAGACCCGGGTGCTGATGCGGACCCTGCGCAGGCTGCGCATCCCGACGCTGATCTTCATCAACAAGGTCGACCGGGCCGGCGCGGACCCCGAGCGGGTTTTCCGGGCGGTCGCGGAGAAGCTCACGCCGGCCGTCGTGGCGATGGGCTCGGTGGCGGTGCCGGGGACCCGCGGCGCCTACTGCACGCCGTACGGCCCCACCGACCTCGCCTTCACCGACCGGCTGCTCGACCTGCTCACCGGGCAGGATGACGTGCTGCTCGCCGACTGGGTGGCGGACACGTCCTCGCTGCCGTACCCGCGGCTGCGCGCCGCGTTGGCGACGCGGACCGGCCGTGCGCTGGTGCAGCCCGTGTACGCCGGCTCGGCGATCACCGGTGCCGGGGTGGACGCGCTGATCGCCGGGATCACCGAACTGTTGCCCACCGTCGAGGGCGACGCCGACGCCCCGGTCTCCGGCACCGTGTTCGCCATCGAACGGGGCCCAGCCGGAGAGAAGATCGCCCTGGTCCGGCTCTTCGCCGGCACCATCCGGATTCGCGACCGGGTCCGCGTCGGCGGTGTCGACGCTGAACTGGTCACTGCCGTACGAGTCGTCGCCCATGGGGCCGACGTGGAGGCGTCGGCGGTCGAAGCCGGCCACATCGCCCGGTTGTGGGGCCTCAAGCACGCTCGGATCGGCGACCCGGTGGGCGTACCACCCGAACGTGGCGGCGCGGACCGCCACTTCGCGCCGCCCACCCTGGAGACCGTGGTGGTGCCGACGCGCCCCGGAGACCGGGTCGCGCTGCACGCCGCGCTGGTCCAGCTCGCTGAGCAGGACCCGCTGATCAACCTGCGGCAGGACGACCGGCGGCACGAGATCACCGTGTCGCTCTACGGCGAGGTGCAGAAGGAGGTCATCCAGGCCACCCTTGCCGACGACTTCGGCGTGGGGGTGACGTTCCGGGAGACCAGCACGGTGCACGTGGAGAGGGTGTGCGGCGTTGGCGAGGCGGTCGAGGTGATCGCGGTGGCGCCCAATCCGTTCCTGGCCACCGTCGGGCTGCGGGTCGCGCCGGCGCCGACCGGTGCCGGCGTGACTTTTCGGCTCGGCGTCGAGCTGGGTTCGATGCCACCGGCCTTCTTCACCGCCGTGGAGGAGACCGTGCGTCGAACCCTGCGCCAGGGCCTTCACGGGTGGGAGGTCCCCGACTGTGAGGTGACGATGACCCACGCCGGTTACTGGGCGAGGCAGAGCCATTCCCACGGCACCTTCGACAAGAGCATGTCCAGCACGGCGGGGGACTTCCGCAATCTCACCCCGTTGGTGCTGATGGCCGCACTCGCCCGCGCCGGCACCCGGGTCCACGAGCCGGTACACCGCTTCCGGCTGGAGGTGCCGGGTGACATCCTCGGCACGCTGCTGCCCGCGCTCACCCGGCTGGACGCGGTGCCGACCGACACCACCGGGCAGGGCGGGTCCTACCTGGTGCAGGGTGAGATCCCGGCCGGTCTGGTGCACGCGCTGGAGCGTCGCCTGCCGGCGCTGACCCGGGGGGAGGGCGTGCTGGAGACCGAGTTCGACTGCTACCGGCCGGTGCGTGGACCCGCCCCCGTCCGGACCCGCTGGGACAACAATCCGCTGGATCGCAAGGAGTATCTGCTGGCGGTCGCGCGCCGGGTCGGCGGCCGGTAA
- a CDS encoding helix-turn-helix transcriptional regulator, which produces MVETSVRLLRLLTLLQVRREWSGAELAERLAVTTRTVRTDVERLRVLGYRIESHPGVGGGYQLGAGSALPPLLLDDDEAVAVAVGLRAAAGGSVTGIEETSLRALAKLEQSLPSRLRHRVDALRTATVSAAGGGPTVDAETLTAVSTAVHHRERLRFDYAGHDGTVSVRDVEPYRLVYTGRRWYLLGWDTDRADWRTFRADRIRPRVPTGPRFTPREPPGGDAVAHVLRGVGSTAWPHPARVRLHASAEQMAQRIPTTAGLLEAIDGQTCLLHTGGESLGNLAAFLGTLAVDFDVLAPPELRAVIRDVAARFGRAAGPAPGRIAVHPGADAAVEL; this is translated from the coding sequence ATGGTGGAGACCTCCGTGCGGCTGCTGCGGCTGCTGACCCTCCTCCAGGTCCGCCGGGAGTGGTCCGGCGCGGAGTTGGCCGAACGACTGGCGGTCACCACCCGCACGGTACGCACTGACGTGGAGCGGCTGCGGGTGCTGGGTTACCGGATCGAGTCGCACCCCGGGGTCGGCGGCGGCTACCAGCTCGGTGCCGGGTCCGCGCTCCCACCGCTGCTGCTTGACGACGACGAGGCGGTGGCGGTGGCCGTAGGGCTGCGGGCCGCGGCGGGCGGGTCGGTGACGGGTATCGAGGAGACGTCGCTGCGGGCGCTGGCGAAGCTGGAACAGTCGCTGCCGTCGCGGCTGCGGCACCGGGTCGACGCCCTGCGCACGGCGACGGTCTCCGCCGCGGGCGGCGGCCCGACCGTGGACGCCGAAACGCTCACCGCTGTCTCCACGGCGGTGCATCACCGGGAGCGGCTGCGGTTCGACTACGCCGGGCACGACGGCACGGTCAGCGTGCGCGATGTCGAGCCGTACCGGCTGGTCTACACCGGGCGGCGGTGGTACCTGCTGGGCTGGGACACCGACCGGGCCGACTGGCGCACCTTCCGCGCCGACCGGATCCGACCCCGGGTGCCGACCGGCCCACGCTTCACGCCCCGGGAGCCGCCAGGTGGCGACGCGGTCGCGCACGTGCTGCGCGGCGTCGGCTCCACCGCCTGGCCACACCCGGCACGGGTACGCCTGCACGCGTCGGCCGAGCAGATGGCGCAACGGATCCCGACCACGGCTGGCCTGCTGGAGGCGATCGACGGGCAGACGTGTCTGCTGCACACCGGCGGCGAGTCGCTGGGCAACCTGGCTGCCTTCCTCGGCACCCTCGCTGTCGACTTCGACGTGCTGGCCCCTCCGGAGCTGCGCGCCGTCATCCGCGACGTCGCCGCCCGATTCGGTCGGGCCGCCGGTCCCGCGCCGGGGCGAATCGCGGTTCACCCCGGCGCGGACGCGGCAGTGGAGCTATGA
- a CDS encoding RICIN domain-containing protein has translation MVNRGSGKCVDARAAASANGTAIQQYACNGSAAQQYQFAPTSGGYLRINNRNNSAQVLDVTNVSTADSAPIQLWSYSGGNNQQWRAESEGGGYYRLVNRLSGKCLDVPAASTADSVQLVQYTCNGTAAQSFRLVPQS, from the coding sequence GTGGTCAACCGGGGCAGCGGCAAGTGCGTCGACGCCCGGGCCGCCGCCAGCGCGAACGGCACCGCCATCCAGCAGTACGCCTGCAACGGCAGCGCCGCCCAGCAGTACCAGTTCGCGCCGACCAGCGGCGGCTACCTGCGGATCAACAACCGCAACAACAGCGCGCAGGTGCTCGACGTGACCAACGTGTCGACCGCAGACTCCGCGCCGATCCAGCTCTGGTCCTACAGCGGCGGCAACAACCAGCAGTGGCGGGCCGAATCCGAGGGCGGCGGCTACTACCGCCTGGTCAACCGACTCAGTGGCAAGTGCCTCGACGTGCCGGCGGCGTCCACGGCGGACAGCGTCCAGCTCGTCCAGTACACCTGCAACGGCACCGCGGCGCAGTCCTTCCGGCTGGTGCCGCAGTCATAG
- a CDS encoding TetR/AcrR family transcriptional regulator: MLGGQQVGAGAGVPAARGPRCTDGDLFAVVTDLLREVGYDRMTIDAVAARAHVSKATIYRRWDGKAELVVAALGGRQVGVHNPPDTGSLRGDLIELLRATAAICVADCDLMQALTFAMRTNPELERLVRRQVLPAGRVASTAILVRAAARGEIPPEAGERELFHDLAPALTMSRIVAHGLPADDAFLTQVVDQVLIPVLRYQHDRPSQA; the protein is encoded by the coding sequence ATGCTGGGTGGTCAGCAGGTGGGAGCGGGTGCCGGAGTGCCGGCGGCCCGGGGCCCACGCTGCACCGACGGCGACCTGTTCGCCGTCGTCACCGACCTGCTGCGCGAGGTCGGCTACGACCGGATGACGATCGACGCCGTCGCCGCTCGCGCCCACGTCAGCAAGGCCACCATCTACCGGCGTTGGGACGGCAAGGCCGAGCTGGTCGTCGCCGCCCTGGGCGGCCGGCAGGTGGGGGTGCACAACCCGCCCGACACCGGTTCCCTGCGCGGTGACCTGATCGAGTTGCTGCGCGCCACGGCGGCGATCTGTGTGGCCGACTGCGACCTCATGCAGGCGTTGACGTTCGCCATGCGGACCAACCCCGAGCTGGAACGCCTGGTACGCCGCCAGGTGCTGCCGGCCGGGCGGGTGGCGAGCACCGCCATCCTGGTCCGTGCCGCCGCCCGGGGGGAGATCCCGCCGGAGGCCGGCGAGCGCGAGTTGTTCCACGATCTGGCGCCCGCGCTCACCATGTCCCGCATCGTCGCGCACGGCCTACCCGCCGATGACGCGTTCCTCACCCAGGTCGTCGACCAGGTGCTGATCCCGGTTCTCCGCTACCAGCACGACCGTCCGTCTCAGGCCTGA